CAGGAGTCCCGGACGAGTTCATAATTCGATCGCGTCGGATTGCCCAGAAACACGCTCAGCAATTCGTGTGTGCTCTTGGTCTCGTACAACGGAACAATCAACGGTTGAATGATTGAAACAGAGCCGTCATAAGCGCGAACATCGCCCCACGCCTCCAGGAAATGATGCTTCGGCACATGCCAGTCGCACTCTGCTGCGGTCTCGTCGTAGTAAAGACTGTGGCTGATCTTCAGCTTTACGTTGTACAGGCTTTTTGAGAATTCAAGGTCGGCCGGAGCCGAGTACGATGGATTGACATCGAGCATCACCAGCAGGTCGACCTTCCCCGCCTGCATCGCCTGCACGAGATCGCGCAAGGATTGCGTCTGCCCGACGGGACCGATCTCGACCGGCTCCCGGTATTCAACGGTACGGCCGGCATTGCCGAGCTTTTCATTGATCGCATGCGCGAGAGCATGCACATAGGGCGGCTGCGTATCACCGGCAATAACGAGACTGGAGCCGTGGTGAGACTCCAGATCGCGAATCAGCGGATCGAACCACTGTTCGGAGAAAGCTGGAGTCTCCGTTCCCGTAACCCCGAGACGAGCCGCCAATGCTGCTGCCAGTCTGGAGATCTCCGATGAACGCATCGCTGCGCGATGGTCCGCTTTGAAGCCGGTTATCGTCGGAGCGCTTTCGAAAACGTACAGCCGGTTCATTCCCGGTCCGCCCTGCTCCGCCGTGCGGCGCGACGCGAACTGCTGGATGTGCCGGATATGGCCGGGGCCCCAGTACAAAAAGTCGGATTCCAACGACACGATCACATCCGCGCGGTCAAGGTTGTAAACCGTGTCGACGAATCGTCCGAAAGCGAACTGCGCTCCGGCTCGCGCGTTGTCGTTGTTTACAGGCTCATATTGATGCCAGATTGCGTTCGGAAACTCTTGAAGGATTCGGCCGATCAGTTCTCCTTCGGAAGGAGATGTGATTCTGCCCGATAAGAACCGGAGGCCGGAACCGCCTCCGGCCTTCATGCTATCGAGCTGCATCGATATCAACGAGCTGAACGGATCCAGTCTTGAAATTGCGCCGCGCCGCGTTATCGATTTGGCGCGGTCCGGATCGTAGAGATCCAGGAGTGATGCCTGCATGAATGCGTCGGTGGATCCGAGGCTCGCCGGGTGACGCGGATTCCCTTCTATCTTGACAGGCCTGCCCTCCTCGCTTTTGACGACCAGGCCAACACCGTAGCCGGCAAACGGCATCGCCGTCGCGAAATGAAGTGGAATTCCAGGCAGCAATTGTTCCGGCGCCTCAACATAGGGAACGATTTTTTCCGGCAGAGTCGCTGCGGGTGTACATCCCTCCACGCCCGCAAGCGCGAGCGAGGCAGCCGCCAGCGACAGAAAGTCGCGACGGTTGACACCCCCCATCTGCGCCGGCATGAGCGCGTCAGGATCATGAGTTGGCGGCGTCAAGCTCCGCCATTGAGGACGCTGATTATCCGCTTGTTCCACGCAATGAACCCCTACCTGTGGCAAATCGAGCAATTTGTGAGCTTGAATGTGGGCTCAATGTGATACTCCGTCATCAATTGACGTCCGAGTGCTTCCTGATCCACCGGCGGCCGCCAACCCATCGTGAATACCTGATCGCGAGGCCGCAAAAATTGTTCCGGATGACGATGGCAGGCGAGACACCATTGCATGTGCATGTCCGCCGCCTTCCACGTAAGCGGCATCTTGTCCACTCGCCCATGGCACGTTTCGCAGCCGACGCCTTTGTTTACATGGATGCTGTGATCGAAATAGACGAAATCCGGAAGGGAATTCACCCGATTCCAGCGAATCGGCTGGTTCTCGCGCAGGCTGGCCCTCACCGGTTCAAGCATCGCACTGTCTCTCCAAATCTGTTTGTGGCAATTCATGCACACGGCGGTCGGTGGAATACCGGCGAACGGACTGACTTCGACAGTGTTGTGACAGTACCTGCAGTCGATGCCGAGGCCGCCGACGTGATGCTCGTGGCTGAAGGGAACCGGTTGATCCAGAGGTATTCGCTCGTTGGTGACGTATGGCGAATAAACGACTGCTGCCCAGCCCCAGGTGACCGCCGCGACAACGAAAATGCCGCCGAATATCGTGAGACGTGAAATCGCGTTCGTGGTTCTCTTGAATATCTGCGGCATGACGCACAATTTTCAGCCGACTCCCGCGGAGCAAGTGCGCTGCCACACGAACACGTCAGGATTTGGAACGTTTGGGCGGGAAAAAAGGGTTGAGGCGGTCAGACGATGCCACCTCATGGAAGGCGTTTACCAACCGATATGCGGTATTTACCGCCTGCTATGCTGTCTATGCTGCCTTGGCGGCCGGTTCTTCCTCAACCGGCAATTGCGGAATCGTGAAACCGGCGACCATCATCACCAGCCCGGTAATGATGTTGTTAATGAGTATGGCCGATCCGGCGTGGAGTTCCGGAATGAACGCGGCCACGATCACCCATAACCCAGCGAGACCGGCAACCCAGCCGTTGCCGGGGCGCAATCCCACAAGTGAAAAACCAAGAATCGCCGTCACGATTCCTGCCATCAGATCGCTCCAGGCTTCAAGTACGGGAACGAACCGCCAGATCGCGGCAATGATCAACCAGATGCCGAGCAGAGCAAGGATAGTTCCTCGACCTTTCATCGGTCACCCCTCCCTTCAACCATTCCGGGACTCCCACGCCGCATCAGGCGGCGTGGATCATTCCCGGATCGATGTAAGTATCAAACTCATCCAGAACAGACTGACAATATGCACAATCCTTCAAATGGCTCATCTCGTCGCCGCTGAGCGGCATCGCATGAATAAGGTAGTGGAAGAGTGTCACGGACGAGATGTGAGATGTGGGATCCATAAACTTCCCCGCGGCGCTTAACTTCCAGCCGGCTTGCTTTCCATTTTGCCCTGCAGTTCTTTGGCCTTGCCCAGATGCTTCTGCAGTACCGGTATCAGATCCTGCGCGTAATTTTTCACGTCGTTATTTTGCGCAACTGACGCTTCATGCTGAAAGTCGGCTATCGCTTTCTCATGATCCTTCACCATGAGATCGATAAACTTGCGATCGAAAGACTGGCCGGTGAGTCCTTTAACATCATTGACCGCTTCTTTGCGTTCTTCCGGCAATGTCGGAGGTTGCGCAATGCCGTACTTGTTCATTAATGTCACCAGTTGCCGTAAAGCCGTGTTGTGGTCCCGGCTCAGCATCTTTCCGTAGTCCTGCACGCTGCTGTCTTGCGATTTTTCCTGGGCCAGGCGCCCGAGCATGCGCTCCTCGATGTTGCCTTTTTCCGCTTGCATGACGAAGCTGCGATCCGCGCCCTCGACCACGTTGGTAACATTCGTCCCCGGATTGTCCGGATTCGCGGCGGCCGGAGCCGGCTCTTCCGCGGTATTCGGCTCGGCTGCGGCCTGAACAGTCTTATTGTCCCGCTGGCAGGCCGTAATGCCGAATGCCACCAGGCATAGGATCAACCCCAAAATGAAGGTGTGAATCTGCGTTTTCATATGATTCTCCCTCGAATTTCTAAAGTTTGCAGGCGAGGCTCTACTAGGTTAGACAGCAATCCATCCAATAGGTTCGGTGGGTATGAATCGGTTGGGGGGAGCCGCGGAGCGGCTAGGATGCGTCAAGTATATAGACGCCCTCCCACAGCTACAGAATCTGCAGGCCCGCTGCCGGTTTGAAATTTGGAAAGACTCTTGCAGTGTCCGGCGTCCGCATATGTTTCACGAGAATTTCCGAAAACACGTTCCGGAAGTCCGTCGTCAACGCGAGGTCCCGGCCTTCGTACAGCTGTTCCGGAGCAAGTCCCGGCCAACGGCCGTACACTTTCCCGCCCTTCACAGGACCTCCGGCCACGAACAGACAACTGGCATGACCATGATCGGTGCCGCCCGAGCCGTTCTGGCGCATGGCGCGGCCAAACTCCGTCATTGTGACGATAACGACGTTGCGCATCTGGTCGCCAAGATCCCGATAAAGCGCTGCGAGCGCGTCGCCGAAACTCTTGAGATCGTTGGCGAGCCGTCCGCGCGATGAACCCTGGTTCGCGTGCGTGTCCCAGCCATTGACTTCGGCGAAAGCGACCTCGACGCCGACATTGGATTTGATCAGTTGCGCGATCTGCTGAAGCGACTGCGCGAACGGCGTATTCGGGTACTGAACGCCGGCAGTCGGCGTGTATTGCTGTTGCGTCGCGCTGCGAAGCGTCTTCACGGCGTCGAACGTATCCTTATATAAGTCGGCAAACATCTCTTCGAGTTCAGGCGAGGCTTTTCCACCATGGATGCCGAAACTTGCCACGCGCTGCATCGAAACCGCCGCCGCCGGGCCGGCCAGCGATCTCGGCAGCGCCGGCGTCAAGGCCACAGCGCGAAAGGCGCTGGCGTCCGGTTCGGGACTGACCTGCAGATATCGGTTCAGCCAGCCGTCGCTCACGCCTTTGTTACCCGGAGCGCCCGACTCCATGTAATCCTGCGCATCGAAGTGCGATCGCGTCGTATCCGGTGATCCTGCGGCGTGAACGATCGCCAGATGGCCCTGGTCATAGATCGGCTTCAAAGAAGACAGCGAGGGATGCAGTCCGAAAAATCCGTCGAGGTCGATCGCGCGCTCGTCGGCTCCGCGCATCGGCTCGGGTATCGCGATCTGCGGCCGCGCGGCTGCGTAGTACCTGTCTCCAAACGGGACAACCATCGAAATGCCGTCCGCGGCGCCGCGCTGGAAGATGGCAATGATGATGGGGTGGTCCTTCCCCGGTGCTCTGTTCTCCTGGGCAAGCGCCGTCCGCACCAGAAACGACGGCGTGGCGGCACAACCTGCGAGAGCGACCGCTCCCGACTTCAGGAAATAACGACGTGATATTGCCATGTTCTACCTCTTTTGAAACTCGGGTGAACCCAGCCGGGCTACGACTGTTTTAACCGGGTCGTCGAATTGAACGGACGTTCCGGGAATCTTGTTTGCGCTTAAGGCTACGGCAAAGTTTAACCGCTCGAGTACGGCGCCACTGCTCATCCAGTGCTCACCGCGGTCTGGATAACCCGACGGCGGCTGGCATTGATACAAAGGTTGTCCCATGCGGCCGATGGCCTGCGTTACCTGGCGTCCGCCGTCGGTCTCTCCGTTCAGCGAGCGAATTGCGGATGCGGCATATTCAAAAGGCGTCTTCGTCTTCGCGCCGGCAACGGCAGGCGAATTGAACTCGTTCGAGGTGATGATCGCGTGCATCATCTCGCGGATGTCGCCGTCCGTCTTTTGAAAAACTCCCGAAACATGCTGGACCAGGCCGGGAGGCGGATCATCCGCGACAAACCGGCGAACGAGTTTCGTCGAAATGAAGTGTGCCGTGCTCGGATGCTTCGACAGAATATCGATGACTTCTTCACCATCGCGGACACCGCCGCCGGCATCGATCCTGTGTCCGAGGACGACTTTCTCCCGGTTATCGTGTATTCGAGGCCGGAACATGAATTCCCCGCTCATCTCCGGCCGATTGATGCTCCAGCCTGTGAAGGCGCGGGCGACTTCCTGAACATCCCTTTGTGTGTATCCACCATCGACGCCGAGTGTGTGCAGTTCCATCAGCTCACGGCCGTAGTTCTCGTTGATGCCTTTGGTGGCCGACGACAGGTGATTATCCAGATAGAACAACATCGCAGGGCTTTTCGCCGTTGCCATCAGAAGGTCCTTGAATTTGCCCAGGACGTGCGGCCGGATGGCATGCATTTCGTAGCTCGTCGTCAGCCAGCGGTCGGCGTT
This window of the Terriglobia bacterium genome carries:
- a CDS encoding DUF1501 domain-containing protein yields the protein MAISRRYFLKSGAVALAGCAATPSFLVRTALAQENRAPGKDHPIIIAIFQRGAADGISMVVPFGDRYYAAARPQIAIPEPMRGADERAIDLDGFFGLHPSLSSLKPIYDQGHLAIVHAAGSPDTTRSHFDAQDYMESGAPGNKGVSDGWLNRYLQVSPEPDASAFRAVALTPALPRSLAGPAAAVSMQRVASFGIHGGKASPELEEMFADLYKDTFDAVKTLRSATQQQYTPTAGVQYPNTPFAQSLQQIAQLIKSNVGVEVAFAEVNGWDTHANQGSSRGRLANDLKSFGDALAALYRDLGDQMRNVVIVTMTEFGRAMRQNGSGGTDHGHASCLFVAGGPVKGGKVYGRWPGLAPEQLYEGRDLALTTDFRNVFSEILVKHMRTPDTARVFPNFKPAAGLQIL
- a CDS encoding DUF1800 domain-containing protein translates to MQDIKHLLSRISFGPQPGEVERIQQVGGDKHLDEQLHPDRIDDHSADERLAAFPSIRMSTSEIINKYPKPQQFARRMKVNTADPDSRRRIREMLRDKGMQPPEQVLQDLQSQRLVRAVYSRRQLQEVMTDFWLNHFNIYWNKNADRWLTTSYEMHAIRPHVLGKFKDLLMATAKSPAMLFYLDNHLSSATKGINENYGRELMELHTLGVDGGYTQRDVQEVARAFTGWSINRPEMSGEFMFRPRIHDNREKVVLGHRIDAGGGVRDGEEVIDILSKHPSTAHFISTKLVRRFVADDPPPGLVQHVSGVFQKTDGDIREMMHAIITSNEFNSPAVAGAKTKTPFEYAASAIRSLNGETDGGRQVTQAIGRMGQPLYQCQPPSGYPDRGEHWMSSGAVLERLNFAVALSANKIPGTSVQFDDPVKTVVARLGSPEFQKR
- a CDS encoding molybdopterin oxidoreductase, giving the protein MEQADNQRPQWRSLTPPTHDPDALMPAQMGGVNRRDFLSLAAASLALAGVEGCTPAATLPEKIVPYVEAPEQLLPGIPLHFATAMPFAGYGVGLVVKSEEGRPVKIEGNPRHPASLGSTDAFMQASLLDLYDPDRAKSITRRGAISRLDPFSSLISMQLDSMKAGGGSGLRFLSGRITSPSEGELIGRILQEFPNAIWHQYEPVNNDNARAGAQFAFGRFVDTVYNLDRADVIVSLESDFLYWGPGHIRHIQQFASRRTAEQGGPGMNRLYVFESAPTITGFKADHRAAMRSSEISRLAAALAARLGVTGTETPAFSEQWFDPLIRDLESHHGSSLVIAGDTQPPYVHALAHAINEKLGNAGRTVEYREPVEIGPVGQTQSLRDLVQAMQAGKVDLLVMLDVNPSYSAPADLEFSKSLYNVKLKISHSLYYDETAAECDWHVPKHHFLEAWGDVRAYDGSVSIIQPLIVPLYETKSTHELLSVFLGNPTRSNYELVRDS
- a CDS encoding cytochrome c3 family protein yields the protein MPQIFKRTTNAISRLTIFGGIFVVAAVTWGWAAVVYSPYVTNERIPLDQPVPFSHEHHVGGLGIDCRYCHNTVEVSPFAGIPPTAVCMNCHKQIWRDSAMLEPVRASLRENQPIRWNRVNSLPDFVYFDHSIHVNKGVGCETCHGRVDKMPLTWKAADMHMQWCLACHRHPEQFLRPRDQVFTMGWRPPVDQEALGRQLMTEYHIEPTFKLTNCSICHR
- a CDS encoding DUF4142 domain-containing protein gives rise to the protein MKTQIHTFILGLILCLVAFGITACQRDNKTVQAAAEPNTAEEPAPAAANPDNPGTNVTNVVEGADRSFVMQAEKGNIEERMLGRLAQEKSQDSSVQDYGKMLSRDHNTALRQLVTLMNKYGIAQPPTLPEERKEAVNDVKGLTGQSFDRKFIDLMVKDHEKAIADFQHEASVAQNNDVKNYAQDLIPVLQKHLGKAKELQGKMESKPAGS